From one Mya arenaria isolate MELC-2E11 chromosome 4, ASM2691426v1 genomic stretch:
- the LOC128230939 gene encoding uncharacterized protein LOC128230939 has product MMGFISIVTGQSYDDPKCVIDSSLPATYTNYIDCTSPVMVEMGKTECCEIESEKGCCVPGGSMKKMELIGICLAAVTAGLAALCVYCFWCRKNEKVAKAQDAVARKYHRLQEKCSCLACCRRSVERRQKLEALKLQAKEVPALELPAESNNEDPTIDRFWVGPLVRSK; this is encoded by the exons atgatggGATTCATTTCTATTGTCACAG GTCAATCATACGATGACCCCAAGTGTGTTATTGATAGCAGCCTGCCAGCGACATACACAAACTATATTGACTGTACCAGCCCTGTTATGGTCGAGATGGGGAAAACGGAATGCTGTGAGATTGAGAGCGAGAAAGGGTGCTGTGTGCCAGGGGGGAG TATGAAGAAGATGGAGTTGATTGGGATCTGCCTGGCTGCGGTCACGGCGGGCCTGGCTGCACTATGTGTATACTGCTTCTGGTGTCGCAAGAACGAGAAAGTGGCCAAAGCCCAGGATGCTGTTGCCCGAAAGTACCATCGCCTCCAGGAGAAATGCAG CTGCTTGGCATGTTGTCGACGTTCAGTTGAGCGGAGGCAGAAACTGGAGGCACTCAAACTGCAGGCGAAGGAAGTTCCGGCTCTCGAACTTCCAGCCGAATCAAATAACGAGGACCCGACCATCGACAGGTTCTGGGTCGGACCACTCGTCAGGTCAAAGTGA